The Phacochoerus africanus isolate WHEZ1 chromosome 3, ROS_Pafr_v1, whole genome shotgun sequence genome window below encodes:
- the CTSA gene encoding lysosomal protective protein gives MTSRPGAPPEEQGRGGAEMVRAALSPPFLLPLLLLSWAPRSQAAADQDEIQCLPGLAKQPSFRQYSGYLRGSGSKHLHYWFVESQKDPKSSPVVLWLNGGPGCSSLDGLLTEHGPFLVQPDGATLEYNPYSWNLIANVLYLESPAGVGFSYSDDKSYATNDTEVAQSNYEALKDFFRLFPEYKDNELFLTGESYAGIYIPTLAVLVMQDPSMNLQGLAVGNGLSSYEQNDNSLVYFAYYHGLLGNRLWSSLQTHCCSQNKCNFYDNKDPDCVTSLQEVSHIVSSSGLNIYNLYAPCAGGVPSRLKYEKDTIVVPDLGNIFTRLPLKRIWHQTLLRSEGRANLDPPCTNTTAASTYLNNPYVRKALHIPEQLPQWDMCNFLVNIQYRRLYQSMYSQYLKLLTPQKYRILLYNGDVDMACNFMGDEWFVDSLNQKMEVQRRPWLVDYGDSGEQIAGFVKEFSHIAFLTIKGAGHMVPTDKPQAALTMFSRFLNKQPY, from the exons ATGACTTCCCGTCCCGGGGCACCTCCTGAAGAACAAGGACGCGGGGGAGCAGAG ATGGTTCGAGCCGCGCTGTCGCCGCCGTTCCTCCTGCCGTTGCTGCTGCTCTCCTGGGCGCCCCGAAGCCAGGCAGCCGCCGACCAGGACGAGATCCAGTGCCTGCCCGGACTGGCCAAACAGCCGTCTTTCCGCCAGTACTCTGGCTACCTCCGAGGCTCCGGCTCCAAGCACCTGCACTACTG GTTTGTGGAGTCCCAGAAGGATCCCAAGAGCAGCCCTGTGGTGCTTTGGCTCAACGGAGGGCCAGGCTGTAGCTCCCTGGACGGGCTCCTTACTGAGCATGGCCCCTTCCTG GTCCAGCCCGATGGTGCCACCCTGGAGTACAACCCCTATTCTTGGAACCTG ATTGCCAATGTGTTGTACCTCGAGTCCCCAGCTGGGGTGGGCTTTTCGTACTCCGATGACAAGTCTTATGCGACCAATGACACGGAA GTCGCCCAGAGCAATTATGAAGCCCTTAAAGATTTCTTCCGCCTTTTCCCGGAGTACAAGGACAATGAGCTTTTCCTGACCGGAGAGAGCTACGCTGGCATCTACATCCCCACTCTGGCCGTGTTGGTCATGCAGGACCCCAGCATGAACCTGCAG GGGCTGGCTGTGGGCAATGGACTCTCCTCCTATGAGCAGAACGACAACTCCCTGGTCTATTTCGCATACTACCACGGCCTTCTGGGGAACAG GCTCTGGTCTTCCCTCCAGACCCACTGCTGTTCTCAAAACAAGTGTAACTTCTACGACAACAAAGACCCAGACTGCGTGACCAGT CTTCAGGAAGTGTCCCACATCGTGAGCAGCTCTGGCCTCAACATCTACAACCTCTACGCCCCGTGTGCTGGAGGGGTGCCCAGCCGTTTAAA GTATGAGAAGGACACCATCGTGGTCCCAGATCTGGGCAACATCTTCACTCGCTTGCCACTCAAGCGGATCTGGCATCAG ACACTGCTGCGTTCTGAGGGGAGGGCGAACCTGGACCCGCCCTGCACGAACACAACAGCCGCCTCCACCTACCTCAACAACCCGTATGTCCGGAAGGCCCTCCACATCCCCGAGCAGCTGCCCCAATGGGACATGTGCAA CTTCCTGGTGAATATCCAGTATCGCCGTCTCTACCAAAGCATGTACAGCCAGTACCTGAAGCTGCTCACCCCGCAG AAATACCGGATCCTGCTATACAATGGCGATGTGGACATGGCCTGCAATTTCATGGGAGATGAGTGGTTTGTGGATTCCCTCAACCAGAAG ATGGAGGTGCAGCGCCGGCCCTGGTTGGTGGACTACGGGGACAGCGGGGAGCAGATCGCTGGCTTCGTGAAGGAGTTTTCTCACATCGCCTTCCTTACCATCAAG GGCGCCGGACACATGGTCCCCACCGACAAGCCTCAGGCTGCCCTCACCATGTTCTCCCGCTTCCTGAATAAGCAGCCGTACTGA